The following proteins are co-located in the Podarcis raffonei isolate rPodRaf1 chromosome 5, rPodRaf1.pri, whole genome shotgun sequence genome:
- the CC2D2B gene encoding protein CC2D2B isoform X9, protein MSRGRHILSGNSAYSADPLYEVGVHPFVEVTFQDTIYQTSTADGSHPCWNEELQVDFISPGHDYTFSGLSKIKDNININIFDEFVIEKHEDTCPKNCSGHSYVRKNWLGSVMFPFSTLLEQSKICGTFQVNMPPVLLGYTWSKTYVPPKEECHGQNLKEYTFLTIFATIEPQISSTENNLESDKFIDHEDQTLLQKAYIFKQTCKALFPKRRIITSAFNNQGRNILVTKYITSLNPPQQLLDMCADEPNSTSDLISRFVSLIPCISDTGDENDDVDLWMTSENFLELGIGSKEEHAVLLCNYFLYIGKKAWVLLGTSVLEGKVAYVATQENGEYFLWNPLSGQCYKQFDAFCPLQSVDCLISWENVWFNIQQNSSPMCVSFDISKESLWKQFLPYHVQDLKMQTVQQEELFYTPTDLSLVVELQNRIEKTLKKKFMEWRSQQPTRWHRQCTSVLRQILSNLEFRTGQTAREKEENNLEAFQEHYWVTGFPIQMPYLDLQSITEAVYQTGIHSSEVPNTEFALAVYIHPYPNNMLSVWIYLVSLVRHQ, encoded by the exons ATGTCCAGAGGCAGACATATTTTGTCAGGAAATTCAGCCTATTCAGCAGACCCTTTGTATGAG gtGGGTGTCCACCCTTTTGTAGAAGTTACCTTCCAGGACACAATCTATCAAACTAGCACTGCTGATGGCTCTCATCCATGTTGGAACGAAGAACTGCAAGTTGATTTTAT ctcTCCAGGGCATGATTATACTTTTTCAGGGCTATCTAAAATCAAAGACAATATAAATATTAacatttttgatgaatttgtgattGAAAAGCATGAG GACACATGTCCAAAAAACTGCAGTGGTCACTCCTATGTAAGAAAGAATTGGCTTGGATCAGTTATGTTTCCTTTCTCTACACTCCTGGAGCAATCAAAG ATTTGTGGTACATTTCAAGTAAATATGCCACCGGTTTTGCTTGGATATACTTGGAGTAAGACATATGTGCCTCCCAAAGAAGAATGTCATGGCCAGAACTTGAAGGAATATACTTTTTTAACCATCTTTGCCACTATTGAACCTCAAATATCTTCTACTGAAAATAATTTAGAATCAGACAAG TTCATAGATCATGAAGatcaaacactgttgcaaaaAGCATACATTTTTAAGCAAACATGCAAAGCATTGTTTCCAAAGAGGAGAATAATAACCTCAGCTTTTAACAATCAAGGAAGAAATATTTTAGTAACAAAGTACATTACCTCTCTGAATCCACCTCAGCAGTTATTAGATATGTGTGCTGATGAGCCTAACTCAACTTCT GATCTTATATCACGATTTGTGTCTTTAATTCCTTGTATATCAGACACTGGGGATGAAAATGATGATGTTGATCTTTGGATGACATCAGAG AATTTCCTTGAACTTGGTATTGGTAGTAAAGAAGAACATGCAGTGCTTCTATGTAACTACTTTCTGTATATTGGGAAAAAAGCATGGGTACTGTTGGGAACATCAGTGTTAGAA GGGAAAGTAGCTTATGTAGCAACACAAGAAAATGGAGAGTATTTTCTGTGGAATCCACTGAGTGGCCAGTGCTATAAGCAGTTTGATGCATTTTGCCCTCTACAGAGTGTTGATTGCTTAATCAGCTGGGAAAAT GTCTGGTTCAACATACAGCAGAACAGTTCACCAATGTGTGTCAGTTTTGATATTTCAAAGGAAAGCTTATGGAAACAGTTTCTTCCATACCACGTTCAGGATTTAAAAATGCAGACTGTACAG CAAGAAGAACTATTTTACACGCCAACTGATCTAAGTTTAGTCGTAGAGCTACAAAATAG gattgaaaagactttgaaaaagaaatttATGGAATGGCGATCTCAGCAGCCAACTCGGTGGCATCGACAGTGTACCAGTGTCTTACGACAAATTCTCTCAAATCTAGAATTTAGAACTGGTCAGACAgctagagaaaaagaagaaaataatttggAGGCTTTCCAGGAACATTACTGG GTTACAGGATTTCCTATTCAAATGCCGTATCTGGATCTACAGTCAATAACTGAAGCTGTTTATCAGACAGGAATTCATTCTTCAGAGGTTCCCAACACAGAATTTGCTCTTGCTGTTTATATTCATCCTTACCCAAATAACATGTTATCTGTCTGGATATATTTAGTATCTTTGGTACGCCATCAGTAA
- the CCNJ gene encoding cyclin-J: protein MELEGQWWKGQLAADIHQALRYKELKLPSYKGQSPQLNLRRYFADLIAIVSNRFRLCPAARHLAVYLLDLFMDRYDISIQQLHVVALSCLLLASKFEEKEDSVPKLEQLNSLGCMTNMNLVVTKQNLLHMELLLLETFQWNLCLPTAAHFIDYYLSIAVHESDLHDGWPMVCLDKTKLYMAKYADYFLEVSLQDHAFLNYAPSLVAAACVASSRIILRLSPTWPARLHRLTAYSWDFLVPCIERLLVAHDNDVKEANKQKGQHGSQAAQHSLFQTTTQPPQQHIPQYVQAHQTPQQFHPTAQQQNCQQILPSGHTSSYPLQTCPAGLQGGVQARGHIQTAAGMSLTVPIEVKPCISVSYNRSYQIAGRYPCITPCFER, encoded by the exons ATGGAGCTAGAGGGGCAGTGGTGGAAAGGACAGCTCGCTGCCGACATCCACCAAGCGCTTCGCTACAAG GAGCTGAAGCTTCCATCCTATAAAGGCCAGTCTCCCCAGTTAAATCTGAGAAGATACTTTGCAGACTTGATTGCCATTGTGAGCAATCGCTTCAGGCTCTGCCCTGCTGCCCGCCATCTTGCTGTTTATCTCCTGGACCTCTTTATGGACCGTTACGACATATCcattcagcagctgcatgtggtggCTCTTTCCTGTTTGCTTTTAGCGA GTAAATTTGAAGAGAAGGAAGACAGTGTGCCTAAACTTGAACAGCTAAACAGCTTGGGTTGCATGACTAACATGAACCTGGTAGTAACCAAACAGAACTTGCTGCACATGGAGCTGCTGTTACTGGAAACCTTTCAGTGGAACCTCTGCCTCCCGACAGCTGCTCACTTCATTGATTATTACCTCTCCATTGCCGTTCACGAGTCCGATCTTCATGATGGATGGCCAATGGTTTGCTTGGACAAGACAAAGTTGTACATGGCAAAATATGCTGACTACTTTTTGGAAGTATCCCTGCAAG ATCATGCATTTTTAAATTATGCCCCTTCGTTAGTGGCTGCTGCATGTGTGGCTTCTTCAAGGATTATCTTGCGTCTTTCTCCAACGTGGCCAGCAAGACTCCATCGCCTTACTGCCTACTCCTGGGACTTCCTGGTGCCATGCATTGAACGATTGTTGGT AGCCCATGATAATGATGTAAAAGAAGCCAACAAGCAAAAAGGACAGCACGGTTCTCAAGCAGCCCAGCACAGTTTGTTTCAAACAACCACACAGCCTCCACAGCAGCACATACCCCAGTATGTTCAAGCACATCAGACTCCTCAGCAGTTTCATCCGACAGCGCAGCAGCAAAACTGCCAGCAGATTCTGCCATCTGGCCACACGTCGTCTTATCCACTGCAGACTTGCCCAGCTGGTTTACAAGGTGGTGTCCAGGCTAGAGGTCATATACAGACGGCTGCTGGAATGTCACTAACTGTCCCCATAGAAGTGAAGCCATGTATAAGTGTTTCTTACAACCGAAGCTATCAGATCGCTGGACGTTATCCTTGCATTACTCCCTGCTTTGAGAGGTGA